Within Streptomyces antibioticus, the genomic segment CCAGGAGCTGGTCGACCGCGGCTTCCGGATCGACGTCGCCCCGATCGGCGAGGTCGCCTGGGTCGAGATCGACAACCACGACGACCTCGCCCGGGGACGGGAGATCGCGTGCCAGTACTGACCCGGCTCATCCCCTCACCGGTCGTCGTCGACATCCGCCCGGGTGCCCTCGACGACCTCGGGGGCGTCCTCGCCGACGAGCGCATCTCGCACTCCGGCAAGCTCGCCGTCGCCGTCAGCGGCGGCTCCGGCGCCCGGCTGCGCGCCCGGCTCGAACCGTCCCTGCCCGGCGCCGCCTGGTACGAGGTCGGCGGCGGCACCCTCGACGACGCGGTCCGGCTGGCGAGCGACATAAAGGCCGGCCACTACGACGCGGTCGTGGGCCTCGGCGGCGGCAAGATCATCGACTGCGCGAAGTTCGCTGCGGCACGGGTCGGCCTCCCGCTGGTCGCCGTCCCCACGAACCTCGCGCACGACGGACTGTGCTCGCCGGTCGCCACCCTCGACAACGACGCGGGCCGCGGCTCCTACGGCGTGCCCAACCCGATCGCCGTCGTGATCGACCTCGACGTCATCCGCGAGGCCCCGGTGCGGTTCGTACGGGCCGGGATCGGCGACGCGGTGTCGAACATCTCGGCCATCGCGGACTGGGAGCTGGCGGCCCGGGTCAAGGGCGAGAAGATCGACGGCCTAGCCGCCGCGATCGCCCGCCAGGCCGGCGAGGCCGTCCTGCGCCACCCGGGCGGGGTCGGCGACACCGGCTTCCTCCAGGTGCTGGCCGAGGCGCTGGTGCTCAGCGGTATCGCGATGTCGGTCTCGGGCGACTCCCGCCCGTCCTCCGGCGCCTGCCACGAGATCAACCACGCCTTCGACCTGCTCTTCCCCAAGCGGGCCGCCGCCCACGGCGAGCAGTGCGGTCTCGGCGCGGCCTTCGCGATGTATCTGCGCGGAGCCCACGACGAGTCGGCCTACATGGCCGAGGTGCTGCGCAGACACGGGCTTCCGGTGCTCCCGGAGGAGATCGGCTTCACGGTGGACGAGTTCGTCCGCGTCGTGGAGTTCGCCCCCGAGACCCGGCCCGGCCGCTACACGATCCTCGAACACCTCGACCTCAAGCCCGAACAGATCAAGGACACCTACGCCGACTATGTCAAGGCCATCGGTAGCTGAACTCAGACCGGTCGTCCACCCTCCGGGGGTGAAGGACCGGCGCAGCGGTGAGCACTGGATGGGGCGCCTCTACATGCGTGAGGTGTCCTTGCGGGTCGACCGCTACCTGGTGAACACCAGGGTCACGCCCAACCAGCTCACGTACCTGATGACCGTCTTCGGCGTGCTCGCCGCCCCGGCACTGCTGGTGCCGGGGATCACGGGCGCCGTGCTCGGCGTGGTCTGCGTGCAGATGTATCTGCTGCTGGACTGCGTCGACGGCGAGATCGCCCGCTGGAAGAAGCAGTACTCGCTGAACGGCGTCTACCTGGACCGGGTCGGCGCCTATCTCACCGACGCCGCCGTGCTGGTCGGCTTCGGTCTGCGCGCCGCCGACCTGTGGGGGACGGGCCGGATCGACTGGCTGTGGGCCTTCCTCGGCACGCTCGCCGCGCTCGGCGCCATCCTGATCAAGGCGGAGACCGACCTGGTGGGCGTCGCCCGCCACCAGGGCGGGCTGCCGCCGGTCAAGGAGGCGGCCGCCGAGCCGCGCTCCTCCGGCATGGCGCTGGCCCGCCGGGCGGCCGCCGCGCTCAAGTTCCACCGGCTGATCCTCGGCATCGAGGCGTCCCTGCTGATCCTGGCCCTGGCGGTCGTGGACCAGGTGCGCGGCGACCTCTTCTTCACCCGGCTCGGGGTGGCCGTCCTGGCCGGCATCGCGCTGCTCCAGACCGTGCTGCACCTGGTGTCCATCCTCGCCTCCAGCAGGCTGAAG encodes:
- a CDS encoding CDP-alcohol phosphatidyltransferase family protein; amino-acid sequence: MSRPSVAELRPVVHPPGVKDRRSGEHWMGRLYMREVSLRVDRYLVNTRVTPNQLTYLMTVFGVLAAPALLVPGITGAVLGVVCVQMYLLLDCVDGEIARWKKQYSLNGVYLDRVGAYLTDAAVLVGFGLRAADLWGTGRIDWLWAFLGTLAALGAILIKAETDLVGVARHQGGLPPVKEAAAEPRSSGMALARRAAAALKFHRLILGIEASLLILALAVVDQVRGDLFFTRLGVAVLAGIALLQTVLHLVSILASSRLK
- a CDS encoding iron-containing alcohol dehydrogenase family protein; protein product: MPVLTRLIPSPVVVDIRPGALDDLGGVLADERISHSGKLAVAVSGGSGARLRARLEPSLPGAAWYEVGGGTLDDAVRLASDIKAGHYDAVVGLGGGKIIDCAKFAAARVGLPLVAVPTNLAHDGLCSPVATLDNDAGRGSYGVPNPIAVVIDLDVIREAPVRFVRAGIGDAVSNISAIADWELAARVKGEKIDGLAAAIARQAGEAVLRHPGGVGDTGFLQVLAEALVLSGIAMSVSGDSRPSSGACHEINHAFDLLFPKRAAAHGEQCGLGAAFAMYLRGAHDESAYMAEVLRRHGLPVLPEEIGFTVDEFVRVVEFAPETRPGRYTILEHLDLKPEQIKDTYADYVKAIGS